The sequence GCAGCGCTGCTGGCACCGTACGCGCAATCGAACCTGCTTCCACCTTGCAAAAAGGCGATCGGGTGGTTCTGCTGGTTGAATGGAACGCCGCATCGCCGGGGCTGCAACAGACCGCGCGCGGCTATCTGGTTTCCAGCGAAGTACCGCGCCACCTCGCCTTCCAGCAATCGAGCCACGATACGCTGGAGATATCCGCCGATGGCGGACGCAGCTGGGGCCGCCTGGGCACCTTGCGTATCGCATCGCGGCTCGCTTCGCCCGAAGATGCGACTCATCTGCGCTGGAGCGTCGCGCCTAGCCGCCTCGCCAAGGGTCGCGGACGAATTGCCTATAGCGCGCTGGTCCGCTAGCCGCTGACGATCAGGACCGGCGTTTCGAGCAATTTCTTGAGCTGCTGGATAAAGCTAGCGGCATCATATCCATCCACGACGCGGTGATCGCAGCTGATCGAGATATTCATCAGCTTGCGCTTCTCGATGCGTTCGCCGCCGGTACCATCGGGCACGAACATCGGGCGCTCGACGATCTTGTTGGGGCCGATAATCGCCACCTCGGGCCGGTTGATGACCGGGGTGGTCGCCACACCGCCCAAAGGCCCGAGCGAGGTGATGGTGAGCGTGCCGCCGGACAACTCCTCAGACTTGGCGCTGCCGGTGCGGGCAGCATCGGCCAGGCGGCCGATTTCATTGGCGAGCTGGTAAAGGTTGAGCGACTGCGCATTGCGAATCACCGGCACCATCAGCCCCGCATCGGTCTGCGCGGCCATGCCCATGTGAACCGCGCCATGGCGGGTAACCACTCCGCCCTCGTCGTCGTAGCGGGCGTTGATCATCGGGAAATCGGGCAGCGTCTTGCAAATCGCGGTGATCAGCAGCGGCAGGATCGTCAATTTAGGCCGACTACCCTGAGCCTGTCGAAGGGTGCGGTTTTCGTTCAGCTGCGCGCGCATCGCTTCGAGGTCGGTCACATCGACCTCTTCCACATAGGTGAAATGCGGGATGTTGCGCTTCGATGCGGCCATATTCTCGGCAATGCGGCGGCGCATTCCGATGACCTTCTTTTCCTCGTCCGAACGCGTTGGCGATGCGGCGGAATACCCGCCCGAATAGGACAGGAACGCGTCGAGATCGCCGTGGCGCAGGCGGCCATCCTCGGCGGGCTTCACTTCGGCGAGATCGATCCCGAGATCCTTCGCGCGCTTGCGGACGGCGGGAGACGCAAGAACCTTCGCATGCGTTGCTGGCGAAGGCGCCGGAGTGGCTGCGGGAATGCTGGCCGGTTCGGGGTCCGCCGCATGGGCATCGTCCGCATCACTCGCATCGGAGTTCTCGGCCTCGATCCGCTCCGCAACCTCGTCCGATTTCGGCGCTGGTGCGGGTTCGACAGCTTCACTGTTCTCGGCGTCCTCGTCGGGCACCTCGATCTCGGCATCGCCGTCGACCTCGATCACCACCAGCATCCCGCCGATTGCGATCGTATCGCCCGCTTCGCCCGCCAGTTCCAGCACCTTGCCCGATACAGGACTTTCCAGATCGACCGTCGCCTTGTCGGTCATCACGTCGGCCAGCCGGTCGTCTTCCTCGACCATATCGCCGACTTTAACATGCCAT comes from Alteripontixanthobacter sp. and encodes:
- a CDS encoding dihydrolipoamide acetyltransferase family protein is translated as MARFTFNLPDIGEGIAEAELVEWHVKVGDMVEEDDRLADVMTDKATVDLESPVSGKVLELAGEAGDTIAIGGMLVVIEVDGDAEIEVPDEDAENSEAVEPAPAPKSDEVAERIEAENSDASDADDAHAADPEPASIPAATPAPSPATHAKVLASPAVRKRAKDLGIDLAEVKPAEDGRLRHGDLDAFLSYSGGYSAASPTRSDEEKKVIGMRRRIAENMAASKRNIPHFTYVEEVDVTDLEAMRAQLNENRTLRQAQGSRPKLTILPLLITAICKTLPDFPMINARYDDEGGVVTRHGAVHMGMAAQTDAGLMVPVIRNAQSLNLYQLANEIGRLADAARTGSAKSEELSGGTLTITSLGPLGGVATTPVINRPEVAIIGPNKIVERPMFVPDGTGGERIEKRKLMNISISCDHRVVDGYDAASFIQQLKKLLETPVLIVSG